Below is a genomic region from Candidatus Schekmanbacteria bacterium.
TTTGCCGTTGTCACTATCGTTATATTCATTCCACGGAGCTTGTCTATCTTGTCATAAACTATCTCAGGGAATATTATCTGTTCTTTCACTCCAAGTGTATAATTCCCGCTGCCGTCAAACGCCTTCCCTGAGATCCCCTTGAAATCCCTGATCCTTGGCAATGCAGCGTTTACAAGCCTGTCGAAGAATTCATACATCCTGGATCCGCGAAGCGTTACTTTAAGTCCTACAACAAGACCCTCGCGCAGTTTGAAATTGGCTATCGATTTCTTTGACCTTCGAAGTGCCGGCTTTTGTCCGCTTAT
It encodes:
- the rplE gene encoding 50S ribosomal protein L5, which codes for MARIKEIYQKEVVPQLLKEFGYKNVMQVPRIEKIVLNMGIGAEVIQNSKVLESANADLTAISGQKPALRRSKKSIANFKLREGLVVGLKVTLRGSRMYEFFDRLVNAALPRIRDFKGISGKAFDGSGNYTLGVKEQIIFPEIVYDKIDKLRGMNITIVTTAKNDEEGKTLLKFMGVPFRN